From one Polyodon spathula isolate WHYD16114869_AA unplaced genomic scaffold, ASM1765450v1 scaffolds_1004, whole genome shotgun sequence genomic stretch:
- the LOC121309205 gene encoding P2R1A-PPP2R2A-interacting phosphatase regulator 1-like: protein MTQEKMELDLSTPVSMLQADGNLRRSSSAPMINGLSDHTPVFQGETLRSRRNSTTLVNRHSLIPPSSPVRVPSSRLYQIKQEEGVDVMNRETAREREVQAAMQMSQSWEESLSLSDNDLDKSASPKRIDFVPVSPAPSPTRGIGKQCFSPSLQIFVSSNGLPPSPVPSPTRRFATRRSQSPINCIRPSALGPLKRKGEMETESQPKRLFQGTTTMLTPDMSHLPDLGSCLSSRFLDGSLRRLGSSSDSPAKMDSSSDSPAEMGSSSQCPYPCSSFSPVLDRSPK, encoded by the exons ATGACTCAAGAGAAGATGGAACTGGACCTGAGTACCCCCGTGTCCATGTTACAGGCGGACGGGAACCTGAGGCGGTCCAGCAGTGCCCCCATGATAAACGGGCTGAG TGATCACACTCCAGTGTTCCAGGGAGAGACGCTGCGCAGTCGCAGAAACAGCACAACACTTGTGAACCGCCACAGTCTG ATCCCTCCCTCTTCGCCTGTTCGTGTTCCCAGCAGCCGGCTCTATCAGATCAAACAG GAGGAAGGCGTAGACGTGATGAACAGGGAGACTGCTCGTGAGAG GGAGGTGCAGGCAGCCATGCAGATGAGCCAGTCCTGGGAGGAGAGTCTTAGTCTG AGTGATAATGACTTGGACAAGTCTGCGTCTCCAAAGCGGATTGATTTTGTTCCTGTGTCCCCAGCTCCGTCTCCCACCAGAGGGATTGGGAAG CAATGTTTCTCGCCGTCTCTGCAGATCTTCGTGAGCAGTAACGGGCTTCCTCCCAGCCCTGTCCCCAGTCCCACCAGACGCTTTGCAAC ACGAAGGAGTCAAAGTCCCATTAACTGTATCCGACCGAGTGCCCTTGGACCCCTCAAAAGAAAAG gtgaaATGGAAACGGAGAGCCAGCCGAAGAGACTGTTCCAGGGGACGACCACCATGCTGACTCCTGACATGTCGCACCTGCCCGACCTCGGCTCCTG tctatCTTCGCGGTTCCTGGATGGCAGTCTGCGCAGACTGGGCTCCTCCTCGGACTCCCCCGCCAAGATGGACTCCTCTTCGGACTCCCCTGCGGAGATGGGCTCCTCGTCGCAGTGCCCCTACCCCTGCTCTTCATTCAGCCCTGTGCTTGACCGGTCTCCCAAGTGA